The genomic DNA TCCAGTATCCATAAATAATCATTCCCATGATGGAAACAATACTCAATACAACTAGTCCTGAAGTATCAGTAATTTCTTTTGAAATTTTGCTTTGAGGAACTATTTCATATGCTTTTCCTTCTTCGGATTGTTCACCCTCACTGGAATCACCTGCATTAACATCACCATTAGTCAATGCACGATTACCATTATCAGATGAATCTTGATAACTACCAGAAGCGTTTGTTCCATAAACTCCTGAATTTTCGGAATTTGCGAAATGAGCGCTTTTAGAAGTCCCATTTTCTGAATTTCCACTACCTTTTGAAGCACCATTTACAGTTGAATCTGCGGAATTATTAGGATTTGTTCCTGAATTTCCAGGATTGCCACTTGTTGATGTTGATGTTGAATCAGAACCATCATTTTTCTCACCAGATGCTGTTTTATATGTAAATTTAACCGGTTTATCACCAATCATTACTTCAACCTCATATTCAGTATCCGGATCGAGATTTGCATCAATTGTAGCTTTACCGTTTACGAATTTTGCAGTATACTGATTTCCATTAATGTTAACTTTAGTATCAAATGTACCAAATTCTTTAACTTCATTTCCAGCAGTATCATACATCTGAAGACCAATACCGTTTTTAACGGACAATGTACCCATCTTCATGATACCTGCAAGAAGCATTGGACAAACAAAAGTGTTTGCATCATCAGTTGAATCAAACCAATTATCTCCAAGCTTGAATACTGGTAAATCAGGATTATTTTTAGCTTGATATCCTTCATTATGAGTTAAAACATTATATTTAACTTGTAATCTTGAATCTTTGCCTTCTTTTGCTGTTTTAAAGTTAGCCCCAAACAATAATCCATTACCTGATTCAAAAGCACCTAATTCATAATCAGTATGACGTCTATTTTTAGTGAATGTATTTGCATTGATTACATCATAACTTGACTCTGAGTCAATGTAAATTCCATTAGGATTTTCATAAACCAAATTGTACTTTATCATGTTTCCAGTTGTCTTATTAAACAATGAAATTCCATTAAAGTCATTGTGATGAACAGTATTGTTAGTTATATTACAGTAATAAATGTTTGAAAGATGAATTCCTGATCTCTTATTATAAGAAACAGTATTCTTATCAACATTTGAATTTTTGACATTTTCCAAATGGATTCCATCACCACTTGTTTTAGATATGTCATTAGACAATATACTTACATTATTAGCATTTTCAACTAAAATACCGTTTTCTCCATTTTTAACAACAACATTTTTTATTGTTGTATTATCAGATGAATCAACGACAATACCATAATCACTATTAGATATAATAGTTATTCCTGACAAGATACTTCCACAACTGTTGGATGTGAAATAAAATCCGAAAGAATCGCTTATTCCCAAAGTTTTAGCTTTGTCAGTTAGCTGATTTGAAGTGTATATTTTTGAATTCTTTTTAGAAATAATGTTTAATTTCTTATCTACAACTAAAGAAATATCATTATACTCCCCATCAATAAATTCAAATTCATCCCCATCATTTGCACTATCAAACATAGTCTGAATTTCAGTATTTGATAAATTAGATGTTATTTGATAATGTGAACTGACAGTAGCATTATCTGGAGTGTCATCCGCACTAACCGCTGAAATAACACATAAGGCAATAAAGCATATGAATAAAATATTCACTAATTTATTCATACAATCTCCCGATATGACTTTAAAATCAATACCCAATTAATCAAAGTTAAAGTAAATCAATTTACATGTAAAAAACCATAATATGAAATAACTTTATTATTGATGAATATTTAATACATAATTAACTCAATTATTCAATGAAAAATAAATGATATGTATTAATAGTAATATTGATTTTATACTTAAATATTTATTTTTAATACATATATAAACCTTATTAAAAAAATAACAAAATTAAATTTTAAAATTAAACAGTAATTACGTTATTATAAGAAAATAAAATTAAAATATCCTAATATTTAAATAATATAAAAAATACAATATGAACTATATTGCTTAACGATGAAATTTAATTAGTTTAGCAATATAGTAATTTTAATAAGAGGAATGAATATGGATAGAAAACATTATATTTTAGCCATATCCTTATTTTTAATCGTATTTTTATGTTCAAGTGTTTCATTTGCTCAGGGAAATACAACTGACATGCCCACAGTGCCAGAAAATAATGATATGACTATCCTAAATGAAGGAGACAGTAATGTTAATCAAACACATTCACAACATACTATTACTGTAGGTTCTGATAGTGCAACTATTCAGAACGAAATTAATAGTATGAATGATGGTGACATACTTAACTTCGAAACTGGAACCTATAATGACATATGTATATATGTTAACAAAAGCATTACCATTAACGGTAATGGAGCAGAATTAGTAGGATATGACACTCCTTCTAAAGACAACACTCCCGATATTATCTATAATGATACTGACAAAGGAGGATATGCAATTGCAAACTTTGCTACATTATATGTTGTCAAAGCAGATAATGTTGTAATTAGCGGATTAAAAATAACTGGCGGTGCAAACAGCGCTGCTACTTATTCCAATGCATTAGTATATGCAATGAACTCAAACAATTTAACATTTAAAAACAATGTTTTATACGGATCTTCCTGGGGATTATATTTCCAATCCTGTGCTGATGGCCATGTAACCAACAACACAATTAAAAATCAGGAAACAACCGGATTTTTAAACTTTGGATCTGCAAGGACTGTCATAGCAAACAATACTGTGATAAATGCTACAAACCACGGTATTGATGTAAGACACGGAACCGGTCCAGATGTTCAAGTTATAAACAATACTGTGATTGGTTCAAAAGAAGGAATTTACTTGATGCATTCTGCTGGACACACTGCAGCAAACAATACTTTAATTAATTGTACCATCAGTTCAATTACCTGTTATGGTTCATCAAATGTCAAATTAAGTGGAAACAAAATGCAAAAATCAAGAATTGGTATTTTACTCGGTGGAGGATACACAAACATCACTGTAGGTGAAAATACATTTGCTTTAGATAACTTACCTTACCCACCAACATTCGTATACTATGTTGCAGAAGCAAAATCTGAATACCAAAGTGCTGAAGACATTATGGGTACTTACTCTGACAGTTCAAATACCGTAGACAATTATGTTGCATTTACTGGAATTGAAACTCCTAAATATATTGCTATCAGCTATGATGATATTTTAGCAAAAACCGGAACTGAATACGTCGTTCCTGAAGGAGCTACCAATGAAGAAATTCAAACAATAATTAACGGTATGACTGATGGTGACACTTTAAGCTTCACTGCAAACGCTGTTTACAATGACATTTCAATCTACACCGATAAAAACATCAAAATTTTAGGTAACAATGCTACTTTAGTTGGCTGTACTGGAATTAACTTTAAAGACAATGAACAATACTTAAGCAATGTTGCTGAAAAAGTTAAAAATACTACTGCAGACGGTGGATACGCTGTAGCATACAATGCAGTATTATACGTATTAAACGCAACTAATGTTGTCGTGAGTGATTTAAACATCAAAGCACAATATCCTAGCTACGATACAACCAAAGTCACTGCAATGACCAATGAATACAAAACCGCTGGAATCTATGCTGAATCAAATATTAACTTAACCATTACTGGCTGTGATGTTACTGGTGCATCATGGGGTATTTTCCAACAATACTGTAAAAACAGCATCATCACTAAAAACACAATCCATGATGTGTACACAACTGGTATTATGAACTTCGGTTCTCCAAACGGAATTATTGCTGAAAATACAGTAATCAATGCTACAAACCACGGTATTGATGTAAGACACGGAACCGGACCTAACGTAACTATATTCAATAACACAATCTCTGGTGCAAAAGAAGGAATCTATCTCATGCACTCTAAAGGACACACTGTATACAACAATACTATTTCCAACTGTAAAATCAGTGGAATTACTGCTTATGGATCTGCAGATGAAGTAATCTTCAACAATTCAATTTCTGGAAGTAGAATTGGTATTTTACTCGGTGGAGGATACTCAAACATAACCATTGGTGCAAATTCATTCAATTTAGACTTTTTACCATACCCACCAACATTTGTAACCTATATTGCAAGAGCTGAAACCAAATATCAAAGTGTAGATGATGTTATGAGAACTTACTCTGACAAAGAAACTGTGACTATTGATGCATATGATGTTGTTGGATACAAAGATGATATAACATTTACTTTAATTGGTCAAAATGGAGAAAAATTAGCTAACCAAGATGTAGTTATTTCCATTAATGGTGTAAACTTCACCGCTAAAACCGATGAAAATAGTACTGCACTCATCTCTCCTAAATTAACTACAGGTGTTTACACCGCAACAATCACATTTGCTGGTAATGATAATTACGCAAAAACCATTGTAAATAAAACCATTACTGTAAAAGATGACAGAATTAAAACATCCATTACTGCATCCAATAAAAATATTTACTTAACTACAATTGTTAAAGGATACTCATACAGTATTACTCTTAAAGATGTAAGTGGAAAAGTTTTAGCAAATAAAAAAGTTACAGTTACATTCAATGGCAAAACTTACACTGCAACCACCAATTCCAAAGGTGTTGCTACATTTAAAGTAAAAGCTACAACTACTGGATCTAAAAAAGCAACTATAAAATTTGCTGGTGATGATTACTATGCACCAATCACTAAAACCACTACTTTAAAAGTCATTAAACAACCAACTAAAATCACTGCTTACAAAAAGACTTTCAAAGTAAGAACAAAAGTTAAATCATACACTATTACATTAAAAAACAGCAACGGAAAAGTTGTAAGTAAAGCTAAAGTTTATCTCAAAATTAAAGGTAAAACATACAAAGCATATATCAATTCCAAAGGTAAAGCTACATTTAAAATTACCAAATTAACTACAAGAGGTAAATACACAGCAACAATAAAATTCTCTGGAAGCAAATACTATAGTGCAACCAGTAAAAAAGTATACATAACAACAAAAAGATAGAAGAGACTTTAAAAATCTCTCTATTTTTTTCTTTTTCTAAAAAAAATTAATAATATTTCTTTTTACGATCATATGCGAAGTAAATAATGCATATTCCAATTAAAATCAATACTATTTGTGGGAATATCAAAAATATAATTGCAGGAATTAATTTTAACTCCGCAAGCAACCATAAAACACCATAAATTACAATTAAAGCTCCAAAAATGATAGCTATCTTGTAACCCATATCCTTTAAATCAAATGGTATTTGACCTCTGAAAGGCATTTAATCACCTACAATTCTTTAGTACCATCATCAGTACCGATGATGACTTTATCAACCATTTGTGTAAATATTCCGTTTTCAACTACACCTGGAATAGTATTAATATCAATTTCCAAATGTTTTGGAGATTCAATCTTATCAAATTTAGCATCAATGACAAAATTACCGTTATCAGTGATTACAGGACCATCTTTTCTTTGTGCCATTCTGATTTCACATTCAGCACCCATATCTTCCAATTCTTTAATGACCATACGGGATGCATCAGGCAATACTTCAACAGGCACTGGGAAATTTCCTAACTCTTCGACAACTTTTGATTCATCTACGATAACAATGAACTGTTTAGCAGCATAGTCAACGATTTTTTCTTTGGTGTGAGCTGCTCCTCCACCTTTGATTAAATTAAATTCACCATCAACTTCATCTGCTCCATCAACAGACAAGTCAATGTCATTTTCTTCCAAAGTAGTGATTGGAATGTTCCATTGTTTTGCAATTAATAATGATTGAAATGAAGTTGGAATACCTTTTACACTTATTCCTTCCTCTTTGATTCTCATACCAACTTTTTCAATGAAAAAGTGAGTTGTTGAACCGGTTCCTAATCCTAAAACCATTCCATCTTCCACATATTCAGCAGCTTTGTAACCTGCGTTCTTTTTACTGGAACTGTTACTACTAGTATCTTTCATTATATCACAAATCCTAAAGTAAGTTTATTGAGTTTAAATCCTTTTTTACATTCACCTTTATGTTTACCTTCATTATTCAAGACAATGCATTTATCATTTTCATGTAATCCGTCAGGGAAACATAAATCATGGAATTCACATGTTTCATCACAGTCAGCAGCATTGAATGTGAATGTTGATCCTTCAAAAATATTTTTGGAAGTAGTTAATAATTCAATTTTTGCCCTATCAATTTCTACAGGAACTACAATTCCTCCAGAGTGTATTGGACATTTTTGCTCATTTTCTTTAACATTTACAACAACATACTTTCTGTTAATTTCAAGGTTTCCAACGCAAGATGATTTAAATCTACATTTTTCACATTCATCAGCCGGACCTAAAAAAACAAATTCTTGACCTTTTTTAGCCAAATCTTTACCTATTAATGTAATCATCTAAATCACCTCAGTTTTATAAGCAAGCTCATAGGCCGCTTCACGAGAAATTCCATTATCACCTAAAATAGTGTATCTTTCAGGTCTAAGTTTATTAGCCATAACTAATGCATCAATAATTTCTTCTTCAGAGATACCAACTTCAGCAGCAGTTGTTGGAGCTTGAACTGATTCCAATGCATTTTTAATAACTCTCCAATCTCCACCATGCAAATACATCATCATTATTGTACCGATACCACATTGTTCACCATGCAATGCTGGCTTATCAAGAATCTTGTCCAAAGCATGTGAGAACAGATGCTCAGATCCGCTTGCTGGGCGTGATGAACCTGCAATACTGATAGCCATTCCACCACTGAACAATGATTTCATTACAATACGTGCACTAGGTTCTAGATTAGGCTTAATATTGGCAATATTATCAGTAATCAAATGAGCAGACATTATGGATAATGCTGCTGCAGATTCACTGAATAATTCATTTTTTAAACGATGAGCCAATTCCCAATCCTTAATAGCTGTGAAGTTAGCTATCAAATCAGCACAGCCTGCTGCAAGTAATCTGAATGGTGACTGTGCAATAATCTCGGAATCCGCAATAACTGCTATTGGAGAATGTGCAGTGGCAGATATTGATGTATTTGGATTTTTTATTGATGCTAAAGGAGATACAATACCGTCGTGTGAAGCTGTTGTTGGCATGGATACAAAGTATACGCCTTGATTGAATGAAGATAATTTAGCTACATCAATAACCTTCCCTCCACCAATACCTAAAACAGTAGTTTCTGGAGTGATTAATTCTTCAACTTCTGAAATTGATTCTTCAGAAGCATTATCAACCTTAATTACATCATAAGATAAATTATTTTTCTCTAAGCTTTCAATGACCGGCTTTGCTCCAATTTCATAAGTATGAGAACCTGTCACTATTAAAAAATCATTACCCAAATGCAAAGACTTACAAATATCGGCAGTATCATGTACAATACCCGGATCAATGTAAACTTCACGAGGCATTTGTATTTTCCTATTAGTCATAATATCTCCTAAAAATAAATTATACAATATTATATATGTATAAAATAATTATAAATAACTTTCTTATTCTAAAAAGTTACACTTGAAATGCACCTCTTATCACAGATAAATTATAAGTTATAACTTATAAGAAATATAAAAAATGTTTTTCAAAAAATGAACAGCATCATAAGAATTTAATCAAAATTAAATAAACTTAATACTTATTAAAAACAAATAATTTAATATTATAAAATTATTTTAGGTGATATGGTGGAAAATTTTGATGAATGGTTTCATGATATTTTAGAAAATGCAAATATTACTGATTCAAGATATCCTATTAAAGGAATGGCTATTTGGATGCCATACGGTTTTCAAATTAGAAAACACTCAATGAACATTATTAAAAAATTATTAGACAAAGATCACGAAGAAGTGCTCTTCCCAATGCTTGTTCCTGAAAGTGAACTTGCAAAAGAAGGAATTCATGTAAAAGGATTCGAAGACGAAGTATACTGGGTAACCAAAGGTGGTCAAAAAGAATTAAACGAACAGTTAGCTTTAAGACCTACAAGTGAAACTGCAATTTATCCAATGTATGCTTTATGGATTAGAACCCACATGGATCTTCCAATCAAATACTATCAAATTGTAAACACCTTTAGATACGAAACTAAACATACAAGACCATTAATTCGTGTAAGAGAAATTACAACCTTCAAAGAAGCACATACTGCTCACGCAACTAAAGAAGAATCCGATGAACAAATCCAAGACTTCATTGGAATTTACAAAGAATTCTTTGATGATTTAGGAATTCCATACTTGATTTCAAAAAGACCAGAATGGGATAAATTCCCTGGTGCAGACTACACAATGGCTTTTGATGTAATCATGCCTAACGGTAAAACATTACAAGTTGGTACTATA from Methanobrevibacter sp. includes the following:
- a CDS encoding right-handed parallel beta-helix repeat-containing protein: MNKLVNILFICFIALCVISAVSADDTPDNATVSSHYQITSNLSNTEIQTMFDSANDGDEFEFIDGEYNDISLVVDKKLNIISKKNSKIYTSNQLTDKAKTLGISDSFGFYFTSNSCGSILSGITIISNSDYGIVVDSSDNTTIKNVVVKNGENGILVENANNVSILSNDISKTSGDGIHLENVKNSNVDKNTVSYNKRSGIHLSNIYYCNITNNTVHHNDFNGISLFNKTTGNMIKYNLVYENPNGIYIDSESSYDVINANTFTKNRRHTDYELGAFESGNGLLFGANFKTAKEGKDSRLQVKYNVLTHNEGYQAKNNPDLPVFKLGDNWFDSTDDANTFVCPMLLAGIMKMGTLSVKNGIGLQMYDTAGNEVKEFGTFDTKVNINGNQYTAKFVNGKATIDANLDPDTEYEVEVMIGDKPVKFTYKTASGEKNDGSDSTSTSTSGNPGNSGTNPNNSADSTVNGASKGSGNSENGTSKSAHFANSENSGVYGTNASGSYQDSSDNGNRALTNGDVNAGDSSEGEQSEEGKAYEIVPQSKISKEITDTSGLVVLSIVSIMGMIIYGYWRKPEIED
- a CDS encoding right-handed parallel beta-helix repeat-containing protein, which produces MDRKHYILAISLFLIVFLCSSVSFAQGNTTDMPTVPENNDMTILNEGDSNVNQTHSQHTITVGSDSATIQNEINSMNDGDILNFETGTYNDICIYVNKSITINGNGAELVGYDTPSKDNTPDIIYNDTDKGGYAIANFATLYVVKADNVVISGLKITGGANSAATYSNALVYAMNSNNLTFKNNVLYGSSWGLYFQSCADGHVTNNTIKNQETTGFLNFGSARTVIANNTVINATNHGIDVRHGTGPDVQVINNTVIGSKEGIYLMHSAGHTAANNTLINCTISSITCYGSSNVKLSGNKMQKSRIGILLGGGYTNITVGENTFALDNLPYPPTFVYYVAEAKSEYQSAEDIMGTYSDSSNTVDNYVAFTGIETPKYIAISYDDILAKTGTEYVVPEGATNEEIQTIINGMTDGDTLSFTANAVYNDISIYTDKNIKILGNNATLVGCTGINFKDNEQYLSNVAEKVKNTTADGGYAVAYNAVLYVLNATNVVVSDLNIKAQYPSYDTTKVTAMTNEYKTAGIYAESNINLTITGCDVTGASWGIFQQYCKNSIITKNTIHDVYTTGIMNFGSPNGIIAENTVINATNHGIDVRHGTGPNVTIFNNTISGAKEGIYLMHSKGHTVYNNTISNCKISGITAYGSADEVIFNNSISGSRIGILLGGGYSNITIGANSFNLDFLPYPPTFVTYIARAETKYQSVDDVMRTYSDKETVTIDAYDVVGYKDDITFTLIGQNGEKLANQDVVISINGVNFTAKTDENSTALISPKLTTGVYTATITFAGNDNYAKTIVNKTITVKDDRIKTSITASNKNIYLTTIVKGYSYSITLKDVSGKVLANKKVTVTFNGKTYTATTNSKGVATFKVKATTTGSKKATIKFAGDDYYAPITKTTTLKVIKQPTKITAYKKTFKVRTKVKSYTITLKNSNGKVVSKAKVYLKIKGKTYKAYINSKGKATFKITKLTTRGKYTATIKFSGSKYYSATSKKVYITTKR
- the rpiA gene encoding ribose-5-phosphate isomerase RpiA, with the translated sequence MKDTSSNSSSKKNAGYKAAEYVEDGMVLGLGTGSTTHFFIEKVGMRIKEEGISVKGIPTSFQSLLIAKQWNIPITTLEENDIDLSVDGADEVDGEFNLIKGGGAAHTKEKIVDYAAKQFIVIVDESKVVEELGNFPVPVEVLPDASRMVIKELEDMGAECEIRMAQRKDGPVITDNGNFVIDAKFDKIESPKHLEIDINTIPGVVENGIFTQMVDKVIIGTDDGTKEL
- a CDS encoding UPF0179 family protein, with amino-acid sequence MITLIGKDLAKKGQEFVFLGPADECEKCRFKSSCVGNLEINRKYVVVNVKENEQKCPIHSGGIVVPVEIDRAKIELLTTSKNIFEGSTFTFNAADCDETCEFHDLCFPDGLHENDKCIVLNNEGKHKGECKKGFKLNKLTLGFVI
- a CDS encoding NAD(P)-dependent glycerol-1-phosphate dehydrogenase, whose translation is MTNRKIQMPREVYIDPGIVHDTADICKSLHLGNDFLIVTGSHTYEIGAKPVIESLEKNNLSYDVIKVDNASEESISEVEELITPETTVLGIGGGKVIDVAKLSSFNQGVYFVSMPTTASHDGIVSPLASIKNPNTSISATAHSPIAVIADSEIIAQSPFRLLAAGCADLIANFTAIKDWELAHRLKNELFSESAAALSIMSAHLITDNIANIKPNLEPSARIVMKSLFSGGMAISIAGSSRPASGSEHLFSHALDKILDKPALHGEQCGIGTIMMMYLHGGDWRVIKNALESVQAPTTAAEVGISEEEIIDALVMANKLRPERYTILGDNGISREAAYELAYKTEVI